The DNA region ATTCGCTGCGGTGACAATCCCAATTCCTCTATTAACTTCTCGGTAAACACTCCTGTTTGGTGGTCATCCTCCATAATTTTGCCGAAGGTATAGTATCTATTTCCATCTGGTGTTGCTCGCCAGTTGCCATCTTTTCTTTCTTGATTCATGGCTTTGAGAAACAATCTTCTTTTCTCAATCAGTTTTAACACTAATCCACAAGTCAATCCACCAATAGAAATATCTTTCAATTCATCAATTAGGATTTTGTAGTTCACAGAACATAACCGAAGTAGTAGCGATATTGGTAAAACCGCCAAGTGTTCCGGGCAACTGATAAATGCTTGAAAATTCTCGGCAATTCGGAGCGATCGCCTTTCCTCACCACTGCCCTTATCCCAACCGTACTCTTCTAACAGTGCGCGATATTCTTTTTTGGTGTAAGTCTGCTTGTACTCGTAGAGTAAGAAAGCCATATGGAGGTACTCTAGGGTACTTTGCTCTATGTGGGTGGTAGGATTGGAGTCTACCTGATGCTGCTCGATGTATGAATTATTTGCAAAAGTTGTTGTAGTCATGATGTTGTTCATGCACTAATATGCGCGGTCTTATCTTTAAGACCAAGTTTGCTAATTCGACTAGTTAAATAAGTCAAGCTGCTTTCTGCAAGTTTTTTGATGATGATTTGGAGATAGCAGCCAAGGCGTAGCCCAAGGTGTGTTTATGAATTTTGGGCATTTTGTGAAACGACATATCCTGACCCCAATCTTGGACTGACTTGGTGCCAATATGTAATACTTGCGTGAGAGTTTTGACACACGTTGCGCGAAAATTGGCGTGAGAGACAGTTTGTAGTACTTGTTGTTCAGTTAACCCTTGAAGGAGTATTTTTTCTAGAAATGTTTGAGCATTTACTTCCGGTGCGTTGTATTCTCCTCTCAAGATGCTCTTTAGCTGCTTTGGCACGATTTCGGCAGCGTGAATGTAAGCAAGTGAAACTTTGGAGTAGTTGGGTATCCCATCAAAGTTGAGATCACTTCCCCACTTGCGAACTGTTGGTCTTTGTACACCTAAGACTGCACATAGTACAGTGATACATTTTTTGCGGTATTGTGAGTCGGTTTCTTCTTCGAGCAGTTCTCTGGGAGTGAGTTCAGCGATATCAAAACAGTGGCGTAGAAATTGTCTGGGTTTTAGTCCTTGTTTTGGTAGTACTTCTAGTATTTTGTAGTTCTTTGGCATCTTTATTAGCTCTTGCACGATTTTTACCGAGTTAGCTCGATTTATCTCAAGCCCTTCTTTTGTGCTTTTTAGGTAAAGTTTACCGATTTGCCGAGTTAGTGATGCATTAAATTAATATTATTTAACATTTAGTGATGTACTAATTAGATTTAGTGCATCACTAAAATTACAAGGTTTATTGATGGTGAGGTGTTTATTTGTTCTAGCGATATAGGTTTTGATATAAAACTTAAGGTTTGTAACTAAAACCCCTGTTGTTTCTATAAACTGAAGAGAAACCTCGATAAACCAAGTTCAAAAAACGTGTGTCAAATCAGCGCGAACGCTTTTCTGGAGGGGATACTGACCGAGTATCTTTTACCCTTGCGCCCGGTGTGCGGCAAAAGGTAGATGATTTACTGCCGATATTGGGTGGCACTTTGGCGAAAGCTTTAAGGCGTTTAGTTGATTTGGGTTTAGATTTAGTTGACCTAGCTCAAAAAAGTGGTAAGTCGGTTCCTCAACCGGGTAGTTTGGAGCAGATGTTTTCTGGTTATACCTCTTTGGGCATAGAACTGATATTTGCGTGTGAATCCTTGGGTTTATCAGTACCAGAAGTGGGCCAGGTAGGGGTTTGGTTTGTAGATAATCTCTCCCTTGGCTTGGGTGATATTGAGGGTATCAAGAAAGACAATGATTTTCAGGCATCACGTATATTTCGCTTAAGTCGAGAAATTCAAAAGTTTTTTCAGCAGCAGCTTAATGTCTTATCGGAAGACGAGTATGCTGCATTTCTGAAAAATTTGCATAGGGAAGCTGTTATTGGACAAGAGTTTGTAGCTGCTTGCCAGACGCTGGGTTGGCAACTGCCAGAGACAGGAAAGCTACAAGAGTGGTTGCAGGATTTGGTGGTGCGTTCGCACAGCGTCTCCGCAGTAGAATCGCAATTATCAAACGAGTTATTAGAAGAATGCGATCGACTGGGGATAGAGCCGCCAAAACCTGGTGAGGTTGTAGCGTGGCTACAAAATACCCGCCCTGCGGTATTTGAGCAGTCAATGCACGAACATAGGTTACCTTTTACGGATGATGGTTTGCCTTTAGGGGGGTCGCAACCTTTTTTGGAGCATTTACTTACACTAAATGCACCGCCAACTGAAGATGAGGAGTATGACATTGCTCATAGGTTTGGTGTAGATCCAGCGCATCTTAAGGATTTGATATCCCGCATGAGGTTTGACAAAAACGGACAGACCAATAATTGTCATTAATAAGCTTGGGGCATAAATGCATGGATGCCATTGAAGATTCTTCTGCGTTATGGGCTTTACTATGCAAGCCTGGATGGGAAATTAAACCCAACCCAGTAAAGCATCTACTCAAAATTAAAGCTCCTGACTACCAGGAAGCATTAATGCTTTATACCAACTATCGAAAATTTCTAGCAATGTGGGCGGCATCCCTCGATTGTACCTGTGCTTTGATAGGAATTCAGGGGATGCGTGGGTCTGCATTCAAAATTATTGCAGCAACGCCAGCATCGCAGCAGAAGTTATACGAAGACTTGATTTTTGCGAGCTTACGAAAGTCGGTTAGTTGTGATTCAGAAAGACTAGTTGATCGGGAATTTGAGAATGATATCAGCAAGTATTCAGGGTTTTACATTGCCGAAACTTGTTTGCACCCTGAGCTTATACCAATTGTTGATGAAATATTTTCAAACCCAGACAAGAAACTTGCTTTAACGCGAATGTCTGACAATTTGCAATTAATCGTGTCCGCATCAGCAGCACGGGCGATGAGTTCTGACTCACAAGATGTGGTGCGTCGCCGAACGACTGATTTTTGGCACGCTAGAGACTACGAATGTTTTTTGCAGATGTTCAAGCAAGATGGGGGAGCGGGGTTTGAAATTACTTACCAAGCAACAACCAATCTCCCAAAAATTAATCCTTTGGCACCGTGGGCGCGGTTTACTACAAGCTATCGGTTTTTTGAAATTGATGTTGGCGATCGCACAGAAGTGTACCGTTTGGGCGAAGGTAAAGATATCACCCTAATCAGTCGTCCCAAGGTTGTTTCATAATATAGCGAGGTTTTATGGCAGTAAGATTCCTAGAAAACAAGGGCAGTGGCAATATTCTAGAGATTAGTCGAGCTAGACTTTTGGAGCTTACCCCCAATGTTTATCCCCTGACTTGGGAAGCGATTCTTTCAGGTAACGGTGATAGTGCAGCTATCTTGGGTGCAGGTTTTGCCGAACGTGAAGTTTTTTTTGGTTTTGAGGGAGTTGACTTGACGCGCTACCAACTTCCGACAATCGACTGTTACGACATTGCTACTGAGCCGCCAGAAAAGTTTTTAGCTTTACGCAGCCAATACCCAAACCTACAGTTAAATTATTTTTGCGATCGCAATCTAGCAGAACTAGAATTGACAAAACTTTACGCTCCAAATAGCCTGCGGCTAGTTTCGGTTCATGGAGTATTAGATTACTTACAACCACATACGGTTACAACAACATTACTTGATATCGTGAAGGTGCAGCCAGAAGCAATATCGATAAGGCTATTTTTAATGGGCAACCCGTGGTCGCGGAATTTTGCGAGTATAGAGCAACTAGCGATGGAATTAAATTCAATAGAAATTACTACAAGTGGCTTAATCGAGTCGATTGATTTTGATATATTTTGTCGTACAGGTGTTGTGCAATTAAATATTTTAGACCAGGATAAAATTGAACATAATTTGTTACCAAGTTACGGCGCATCTCATGTCATGCCTGATAAACTAGTTGGTTATTTCAATACTCAAGGATATCAGCTTGTTGCAACTGATGTGTACTCACTTTCAAGTCAAGATTTGCAAGGGGATGAATCGCAAAATCACAATAGTAATAAAGATGTATTTTTAGATAACCCACATGGAATGTTGTTATTTTTTCAACGATAGAATACTCATTTGAATCGAGTTAATCAACGAATCTGCGTTAGCGACGAAGCTCCTCCCTTTGAGAGGCTCGCATAAATTCCCGCCTTACGATTCAGATTTTCAAATCAGCACTCCATCACCAGAAGCTATATCTTTTAGATAGCAGAGGATTTAAATATATCTGCAAAATTTTTGTAAATAATTCTACTTGCAGTTAACAAAATTAGGACTAGCCCTTTCAAGGTGTGTTATTTTCCAGTTTTTTCTGGTTTAGAATCTTAAAAGTTGAGACATGAGGTCGATTCTTGAGATAAGTCCGCTTTGGTTGAGGTTTTTTAAGACCTCGCGGATGACGACGAAAAGCCCTCAGCTTGACATGGCCTGCCAGATGTTTGAGAAGTTGCGATAATTCTATGAAGGTGATGTTCTGAAAAACACACCATTTTTCAGGGGGAATCGCTATCAACATTGCATTTGCAACCTCAGACGGCAGATTTGTCAGAATTAAAATTTCTCTGTCCCCGTCACGATTAGGCTGCTTCAAACAGACCTTAATTCGTCGTGCTTTTAACAGTTGACCATCATCGGCACTCAAGACGATGTTTTGCTCAAATACAGTACCACTATCGCTTTGACCTACTAACCAGAAATCATCAGTTGCTTGCCAAGGCATACTTTGATGCTGTCGAATAATAAAGTAGCCTTTGTGAGCGGCAACACCGAATAAGAACTTGAGTGTGCAAAAATTACGATCTGCAATCCAAACATCATCTTCTTCAACAGTTGGTAGTACCTCATCAAATAAAGAACGCTCCTGAGCATGGCCGTTTTGCAAGCGATCGCCATCATTGAACTAGCGAAGAAAGGCTGGGTCGAATCTATACCGAATCAGACACGCGCATGGGCCGTACTTGTACATCAGCTACTAGCACTTACTCTCCAATTTGGTGGCATTAGCCCAGAACGCTGCTGGGGGCAACTCTCAGTAGTTCCTGATTTTTCAGGCATAACCCACTCAGAATTTGAAATACTGATCAAACACATGATTCAGACAGAAGTTCAATCAAGCATCCAATTAGAAACAGATCGGGCGCTGTGGTGGACTTTCGCAGGTGGACAAGTTAATCACACCCTTAAATACGGTCTGCAATTTCACCATGATTGGAAGATTATCTCTGACAACTTCAAGTTAAAAATTGAAGGCGATAGTGTTGGTTATGCAACTTTAAGTTTAGCGATCGCTCAGATGAGTACTCCTACCTTTTGGGAAGCTCCAGCTACCCAGCGCTTCATCCTTTCGCAATTACCAGAATATCGTCTAAGTAAGTTTCAGAGGGCGTTGCCAGAAGTGTATTCTCTAGAGATGGTTAGCAATTATTTGCTAGATATACCAGGAGTAATTAAATTTTTGAATTTAAATAAACTTGAATAATTTTATCTCAGTAACAAAGCCACTTTGAGCCAGATACCTTAGATGGAACTAAAATCAAGTCAAAGTTAAAAAGACTGTGGGTTGGGATCATCATCACCTACGCTTGTTATCAAAATTCCCTGTCTGCAAAAAATCCTTTCCAGTTTGATTTTGGGAATCAATGGTTCCTATGAAGCTAAAGAGTGCCCAAAACATCTGTGTAAAATATTGTGGCATCTGCACGAAAAAGAAATTTGTATCGAAAAAGATAAATTCCTCAGCAAGGGACTCGTATTTTCCATAGATTTGCTGTATCTTGTTTATTTCGTGCAATTATTAACACCCAATTTCTCACAACTTTGCTGTCATCCAGATTTTCAGCCAATGCCTTTGGGGAGCAGTGAATGAAAACTTTTAATAGAATAGACATGAAGATCATCAAAAAATCCGACAAGCTGACTCTGAAGAAAATGATGGAAATCCAACACGCTGAAGACCAAAATCTTCAAGCTGATACCGTCAATTCTTCAGCCCCTGTGGTTGATGAGCAACCAGCAGCAATTCCAGTGGCTAGAGTTCCTGACTATATTCCATTCTTTGACAATCCTCCAGTACAGTCTGTTGGCAACTCTGGCTGGCAGATTTCTGACATTTGGCGGGATATCCGGGTGGATGATTTTTGTGGGTGATACTCCTGATAAACATAGGCAAAAAATAATACGTTACTCTTGTAGTGTACGTACTGTCACAAACAGGAGTTGCTCTTTGGTAAAGAAGCCTACCAAATAATCAACGATAGCATTAAAGTTGAGTGCGTAGACGTTTAGGCGGCAAGGCGATAGACATTGCAATGGCTCAATGGGTAAACGAAAGAGAAAACATTACAATACATCCTTCCCTTGGATGGTAGAAGAAGAAAATCTGTTCATTGCAAAGACTGGTAACGAAATAGTTACAGATGCTGGATGGGAGAAAATTTCATTTGAAGAAGCGAGAAAACTATTTAGTCCCGAAACATTTCAAGAATGGTACGAACTGTTTCTAGAAAATACAGATATCTCGGAAATACTTTCAGAATCTAACGTAGATATAGATTTAGATGATGAATCAGCAATAGATAAATTTTTACAAAGGAGCAACTGGACACCAAAACAAGTCAATTTAGTTGTAGCGAAGGCTATCTATAAAAATCATGCCTGGGTGAGAGCATTGCTGATTTCTACACCTGATGTTGAAGAACCCTACTTTCAAAATTATGAAATGGAGGCAATTCGTTTAGGAGTCCAATTGCGGAAATACATCAAAGAAGATATTCCAGTAATTAATGACTGCAAGAATGCTGTCAGACATTTACATGGGAGATATGCCCTCATTGGCTGGCAACCAAGAAATTGTGTGACAGCAGCTCACAACCTAAAAATATCTCAAGCTACTAAGGTTTACAATGAACTTCTCTGGGATGAAGATTGGATAGATGAAGAAGACTGTTCAGGAGATTGACAGCTTTGATGATATCGTTGAAGTGACTTGGCTTTTGCTAGACAATGATTGCGTCTAGAAGCGATGCCTACGGCGGGCTACGCCTACGCACTTAGGTGCGGTTTGCTTAAGTAATCAACGATAATAAATGTACTCCCGGCTCCTGCTCATCGCCCCACTAATTCTGTTAAAATCGCGTCTTCCAGCACGTAAATTTTGAGGCAGTGCCATGTGTGCAAAGGGATTTGGGCAATCTCAACCTACTAAAATCGATAAACTTATTGAATCTGCGGTGCGTTATTGCCACAAGCGACACCCAGAAGCCTTAGACAGCATCTTTGATTATCTACCTGTCAACCTCAACCAACGAGTAGTAACGGGTATTTTGGCAGCATTGCAGAAAGATATTGACACTTTGAGTTGGTTTTGCGGTTACATGGCATCAGAAATAAACCGCAGTGAGGACAACCAAAAGCCTCATCATCCCATCGCGGAACTTAGCAAAACTCTGATTACATCGGGGATGGAACCCTTTACTGATTTTATGCCTTACCTAGGTTGCCGCATCGTTATACTCAATTCGGAAAAATTTGAATCATTGCCAGAGTCAGTTCAAGCTGTGGTGCAGCAGGCTTTTGACATCAAGGAAAGTACTGGGAAAGAGGCACAAAGGATAAATGATACCTTGCTGCAAGAGTTGGTGGTTCAGGAATAAAAAATTGAATAACAGGAATTGTGGTAAGCGCCAGCTATATCGCTCTTCATTGAAGCGAACGCGAGTAGCGTCTCGTAGAGACGAAAAAAGAGCGATCGCACCTACAAATGATTAACTGTGATGCATAAGTTGTTAGATTATTTCAGTTAAATATATATATTCAATAACCAACACAGAATCACCTATGAAACTCGCTAACCCGCTCAATTTTGCAAATCTTGTTGGTTCTATTTTACTACCTAGAATCGCTAACAATCAAACAGCTACTTATAACAAAAGTGAAACATCAATTACTTTACCCAGTAATCCCATAAATATCAATTCCCTGCAACCCTTTGGTACTGCTATTATTGCTTATTACATGATGGGTATTGGCAACTTTGAATAAAGCATAGTTTCAGTACAGACTTTGAAAAACTACTTTACCTCTCCAACCTTGCAGGGGCTTTTAATTGGTGCATTAATTATTAAAATCAACATTATATTAATCCAGAAAATAGAGACATATTGGAAAAGTTAAAGCACACTAGTAAGAGCAACTTTAACTATTCAGTAATGGTGTGGCAATGTGGCTAAAATATGGTGTAAATGAAGAAGGTATCTTGATATGTATTGAAGATATCAACAGGGGCAAGACTTCACTTAAGTGTCCTTACTGTAATAGCAGTCTAACTGCTAAAAAAGGCAAGGTGAAGGAGCATCATTTTGCTCATAATGAAGAAACCTGCCGCCCCATAGCTAACCGAGAATTCCCTACTCTGCCACTCTATGACAATTTCAACGTTCAATTATCTGGCAAAGATTTGGCACAGTTAAAGCTGCTTTGGCAGGAGTACGGAGCCAAAAATTACCCTATTAGTTCCTACTTAATTACTTCTGGTTTACTCAAAGCAGGAGTGTTAAGAAAAAACCTATACTTAACCCCACCTGAGTATGAATTTAGTGATTTAGGTAAAATTCCCGTTGGAGCGCTAGAGTTTGCGCGGTTCAATGATGTACAGGAGCCACTATTACTTAAAAAACTGCTGAAACTTGAGCTAGCTTTTAAACACGCCGAATACAAAAATGCTCCAGATTTAGCATATCGATTTACTGATTTGAAGCTGTATCGCGCTCAACTTCAACGTATTCTATCTTCTAGTCTGTATTTTTTAGAGATTGAAACTAATATTGAAATTATCTACAAAATAGGAGTAACCACTAGACCCGTTCTCAAGCGAGTAGCAGAAGTAAAAATTAATTTGCTTGCTCATTATTCGAGTGCTGCTATTAAAGTATTAGGAACTTGGGAACACAGGGGAAATATTGAATTATATTTCAAACACCGTTATCAAAGCTTTAATCATCCCATAGGGAGTTTAACTGAGTACTATAAATTTAATGCTGAGGATACCGAAATGGTACTGCGTGACCTACAGCAAATGCAACCTAAAATACTATCTCAAGATGAAAAAAATATTCTTGAGGAGAATTCTAGCTGGGAGCAAATTGCTGTGTAGTATTCTCATAATCTCGTAGCAAAATCTAATTAATTACCAAATAAAAATAATTATTTTATTGCTATATCTCTAAATACTCTACCACTGATGATAAGGCGAATGCCGACTCTTGATACAGCAGTATTTACCGAGGAGCGATGGCGTAACCGCCCAGCGTAGCTGATCGCAGTGGTCAAGTGGTCAAGTGCATTACTTGAGACTATGCACTCATAGATTCAGAAGCTAGCAAACCCGACATCTCCAATACTCGCTGTGACCAAGTAGACGCAACAGATGCAATATCTGTAATTTCCATTGATTTGTCCCAAACATTAATCCAGTTTTGTAATAAGTCTTGGAGTTGATTTAATTCAACATTATTTATTTCACTTTTTTGTTGTATTAAAGACACGTACAACAAACTTTCTGACAACAATATTGGAACTAATTCACGAATTGCACTCTTTTGTGACCAAGAGTTAAGGCGTGCCAAACTAGCTGCCAATTCTCCTAATTGTTGCGCGTGGGGTTGACGTAAAAAACTCGCTTCAATTGCACTCCAGTTAGGCATTACAATCCTCCTAGCAATTGCTTGGTAATTTGGCTAACTTGTTCTCGAATTTGGTTAGACTGTATTATCATACTACGGTTATTCTGGCTTGGGCGAATGTTGATGATTGACTCAAACACGATTTCTTGAGTCAAAGGAGACCAATCCACACCCCAAATATCTCGTTGTCTGCTACCGTCTTTGAGTAACTCTTGTTCGCATTCGTAATGGCGAACGCCACCACCTGCAAGAATTTTGCGTTCGATGTCTACTGCTATTTTAATGAATACATCCCAAGTTTTCACCATTTCGTCTATTTCTTCACGACTAGCAGGCTCACGGATTATTAAAATCAATTGAATTTAGTCCCAAGCGGCAATTAACAAGATCATTCCATAGATTAGTGAATCACGCTAAACAATTGAACATCCCCAACTGAGTAATTTTATCTGTGGTGTTGTGGCAAGACATGGAGAATACACTCTTGAAATCGACTTAAGTTACTAAA from Nostoc sp. GT001 includes:
- a CDS encoding GIY-YIG nuclease family protein, whose translation is MWLKYGVNEEGILICIEDINRGKTSLKCPYCNSSLTAKKGKVKEHHFAHNEETCRPIANREFPTLPLYDNFNVQLSGKDLAQLKLLWQEYGAKNYPISSYLITSGLLKAGVLRKNLYLTPPEYEFSDLGKIPVGALEFARFNDVQEPLLLKKLLKLELAFKHAEYKNAPDLAYRFTDLKLYRAQLQRILSSSLYFLEIETNIEIIYKIGVTTRPVLKRVAEVKINLLAHYSSAAIKVLGTWEHRGNIELYFKHRYQSFNHPIGSLTEYYKFNAEDTEMVLRDLQQMQPKILSQDEKNILEENSSWEQIAV
- a CDS encoding DUF5674 family protein produces the protein MILIIREPASREEIDEMVKTWDVFIKIAVDIERKILAGGGVRHYECEQELLKDGSRQRDIWGVDWSPLTQEIVFESIINIRPSQNNRSMIIQSNQIREQVSQITKQLLGGL